Part of the Vulpes vulpes isolate BD-2025 chromosome 13, VulVul3, whole genome shotgun sequence genome, TGGAAAGGGCTGGAAAAAGATCTGTCAGTGTGAAGCTCACATGCATTTGTGAGTCCACAGAAGTTGGTAGTTTGACCAAAACGGGGTCATGTAGAGTCCTTGGACAAAAGATAGaagaagatgagaaataacaaTATTGTATGTGCTTGGATAAGTGCCAGTGAAGAATCCCAAGAAGAAATGATTACAGGTAGAAAGAAGACCAGAAAAGAACGATAAAATGGAagctgagagaaaaaagaaaaagagtaaaatgttTGAAAAGGAGTGAAATGGGCATGCCAAAGatataaggattaaaaaataaaagataaaaatattaaggataaataaagaaataaacaaaaataaacttcagaagTGGAGTGAAGGTATTGGGTAGGAATTGAGTGAAATGAGTTAGACCTATTCCAGTTATTTGACATTTGACTTTAattcctcaggtttttttttttaagattttatttatttattcatgagagagagagagagagagaggcagagacataggcagagggagaagcagactccctgcagggagcctgatgtgactggatcccaggactctgggatcacgtcctgagcccaaggcagatgctcaaccactgagccaaccagaagCCCCTAATTCTTTGTTCTTTACAAACactgcttttctcttcttatacTTTTTTGTCCTATGCACCAGATACTTCAACCGTGGTTTTGAAACTCAATCAATATCAATCAAAggatttaatatttctttcagtagTGAGTTGACTAGGTCAAAGACTCCTTGACTTTGAATCTACatgctctttcctttctgtttctaccACCATGACTGTGAATGATTTCAACAGACTCCCACCgattttctccatcttctctttttGATCTCCAATCCATTTTATGCATTGCTTCTAGGAAAATTGCCCCAAATGTAGGTGTTAAGATGCTAAGTGGCCTCCCATTGTCAAATAAAGGCCAGATTCTTGCATTAGGCAGTTAACTCCAGTTTACCTTGCTTTCCATCAAACTAAATTATGAGCATATATAATTTCCACTAGGTAATTGCAAATCCTTTATGGGCAGAATCTATAATAGATTTGTCTCTGTGTCCCCCCAAATACCCAGCCCAATTAAATGTGTTGGATTTACTACTATGTTTCTATGACCTATATTCATATCATTATGTGAACTTTTGGGGCTTCCCTGTCATGACTTTGTGGATTACATAAAAAAGCGAGATTACCTAATGGGTAACTCATCCCCTTCATAATAAATGACAATGTTTCTTTCAAGTGTTAGGCTTCTCATGAATCCAACAAATTGGCTAGATTATGAGTTCCCTAAGAACAGGAATCTACCATCCTTGATGCATTATTGTCATTGTTCCAGCTTTCTTCCCAGCCCTGGGTTCTTTGTGGTAGAAAGATTTGCTAAGAAGTGAAACTTCATGCTGACTTATGAAATCTTTCAGGAAAGCTAACAACATTGTGCAAGGATATCCTTCTGATCAAAACTTCTCATTTCTCAGAATGGCTAGTATAATTTCGTCCCAGTCAAATTCCACAAGCTACAATAACCCCTGTAACTTTACATAGGAAGAGACAAAGTCAGGAAAGGGAGCTTACCGAATTGACACTGGGGCCCATAGTAGCCCACATCACAGTTACAGGTGTAGTTATTGATGGTTTCCACACATTCTCCGTGGTTGCCACATGACGAGGGCTGACAAGAAGCTTTAAGGAGaggtcaaaaataaattattgtaatGTGATTACTTCTTAGTACTCATAGTTATTTCATTAGGAATAGATAAGTTTTTTGCTGCAACTATTTTAATAAACAGGAAAGGTTTATTTGTACATTCATAGGATTTTTGCATAAAATCCATATGCtagaattttttgtttatgtAATATACTGGCCATGTAGCCACAGACATATACATAGAATGAATTCACCAAGGCCAATACTACATAACATTTTGCGGAAACTTAGTGACATACTTTGAAACTCTTGGAATtactttgttataaatattataagCAGGTTAAATGATGACCTAACTATTTCTGCAATATGCTTGGCAATCCCTTTCTTTATAGAAAGTACCAGAGAAAGATTAAGAAGTCTGTGGAGAGCCCAATTTACAAGAGATCAAATTCAGTATGTTTCAATGTTGAAATATGACTTGGAAAAATCTGACTGTTTtagaactgaaaacagaaattttCATCTTCCACAGATAATGAAATATGGCAGTATTTTATTATGTAGAACCATATAAGATTAAGCCAAGAAGGAAACATGAACATAAAGCCCCTTACCTTCCAATGAGGAAAcgggggtcatggcctgagctcTTGGCCAGACCCATCTTCTGCTTCCACTTCCTTACCTTACTTCTCACATACACTCACATAATGATGTAAATTGATTTAGAATGTAATTTTTCGGTGTTAGGACCAGCCTCACATGCACAGAAgtgacatgattttattttattttattttattttattttattttattttattttatttttgaggactGGATTTATTTTAGACTGTACTAGGAACTCCTTTCTTTCCTACCACCCACTCTGGGATTAGTCCCATCATTCTCTCTACTGTGGCCACTCCCTACCTGTGTAACAGAGGGCTATCTTTTGTTTGAAGCAGGAGTCATCATTCCACTTTCCTGCATCTCTGGTCCTCTTGATGTAGATCTCCACACAGTCCTCTTTGGACTTTTTGTTGTTAGGCTCTCCAACTCCCCAGTTCTCTGCTTCTCTGGTTAGAGACTTGTTGGTTCCTACCCAAGTCCATATCCCCCCTACCTTCCGGATGCCTATCCAGTAGTAAGTGGGGCTGAAGGGAAGTGTCGTCTGCAGGTATTCAATTTCCCCCTTGTTTTGTATGGCAACTAAATCTGTGTAATTTGCTTGACAGAACCTTCTAGCCTTTGCCCAGTTCATGGGTTTTTCAGAATGGTGGTAAGTCCAGCAGTTGGTTCCATGATGTGCAAGGAAATCTGAAAGACACCAGTGTGAACTATGTAGGTTCACAGTTAACAGCTGAAAAGAATCTAGAAGTAATCCAGGCTGAGCCTGCCACAGAGAGATGATGAAACCAAGACCACAGAATCAGTCATTTGCAGATTTGAAGTAGAACCTAGACCTTAGGGTTCTAATCACTTTTCACGGtaacataaaatactttttactCATCTCTCTGTTTTAGGCAAATTTGGTGGCTTCCtagattaatttttataacatcattttttctcaaaattcttcCAAGTGAAATTTAACtgacatattttagaaattcatatttctttttccatttatgtataattatatttcCCTAAAACTTACTCTCCATTTTTTTTATCCTGGGATAATTTCCTAAAAGCCAACATTTATCTTTCTATGGGAGAATAATATGAGGACAGGCATAACAACatacttttaagtaatctttttCATATCAAAAAGATAATCTTTTACCACAGGAAGAGCTGCTTCTGGGAAAGCCTCAATACATAACTCAAGCcttatatatttaactatatatttctaaaaagaaaaatttacaaaactAAATGAAGCAGGATTATGAAATTGATTTAGATCATGTTCTGTGTACAAAAATACTCAGCTGATGGTGTTTAACAATCGTATGGCACTTTGAAAATGAGGACTttgacaaaaatagaaataaatacataattatgcCATGACCTCGTGGTAGCATATGCCATTTTAAGCATGGTATGATCTATGTGAAACACAGTTCTACCATTAAGGTAAATGTTTTTTTGACCATCAACATTTGTTGAGTTTTCACCAGGTAGGACAAAAACCATGGAAGataccaaagaaaacatagattCAATTTTTACAGTCTCCTAAGGCTTATGAACAAGGAATAACATATGCAAAGAAAGCGCAATTAATTTTGATCAAATTAAATATGTCAGAAGggaacagaaaacagagaaacagatatgattaatgaatataaagaatgtaataaaataaacatttggaacAGAGTTGTAAAGAAACATTCTACCAGAATATAAGTCTTAAGAAGGAAGAAACTGGTTCAGTGTTGTAACCTCAGTGCCTAGAAGAGTGTCTGGCACATTCCAGGAACTTGGAAAACACTCGTTGAATGAAAAGAGTGCCAACTTTGCAGGTGACATGAGGCAGACACAGTATAAGGAATATGTCAGGGGCAGAGGAAAGTACATGTGTTTGGCCAGAGCTAAAAATCTAGGCTAAAGGTTAAAAGGACACTAGATTACTCGGGAATGGCAAAGAAGGTTTAAGACAATTGCAGCAGAGTCTTCAAGGATCAGACATAAAACTTGTCACACCAAtgggagaagaataaaaaaatacatagagggTCTGACCTTAAAGAGCTCATACTTTAATTGTAGAAATGACCTAGATGTGCACTAAACTACtgataaaaaatagaaagtacagAGCACCTACCTGACTGGCtgagttggaagagcatgcaattcttgatcttggggatgtgagttcaagccccacattgggtgtagagatcacttaaaaataattttttttaaaaaagaaagaaccatgCTAAATATTTGGTATGGATTCTAAATGTCCCatcagatatttcttttcttttcttttcttttctttttttttaagattttatttatttattcatgagagacagagagagagagagagaaagagagagagagagagaagcagagacacaggcagagagagctgcaggctccatgcagggagcccgacatgggactcaatctcaggtctccaggatcacaacctgagctgaaggcggcgctaaaccgccgagccacccaggctgcccccatcaGATATTTCTTAACtgactttatttcttcataattaaaaCTTATGTGGGATTATCAGGATCTGGACTGTGCAATGAGGGTGTGGCAGGTTTTGGATGTTTCTGAGGAAGTACTAGAGgtaacaagaagaaaagaaagaagaaaaagatgttcATAGGAAAGATAGAATTAACAACTATCTACCTAATAATCTTTGCTGCAACTATGTACACCCAGtggatatttaagaaaaataagcattaaGTTAAAAAGGGCTTAGCAATATACAAATACCATAACATACCAAAATAGAGCACTGTCCAGACCCAAAACTTGAAGACATTCCATGAGCACCTCTGAGCGCTCTGACATTTCCATGGAAATATctgcaaagaaaatacaaagctaTAGTTAGATTATGTTCTTAAGTCACAAGTTAACAGCACCTTAAGAAGGTAGCTGAACTTtcttaatgttcaaaataaaatacacttactTACTAACCCTGTCTAAGGTAAGAAGTTTCTTAGATGTGTACAAAAAAAGTGGCATTAAATTTGCTTTGAA contains:
- the SELL gene encoding L-selectin isoform X3, whose protein sequence is MIFPWKCQSAQRCSWNVFKFWVWTVLYFDFLAHHGTNCWTYHHSEKPMNWAKARRFCQANYTDLVAIQNKGEIEYLQTTLPFSPTYYWIGIRKVGGIWTWVGTNKSLTREAENWGVGEPNNKKSKEDCVEIYIKRTRDAGKWNDDSCFKQKIALCYTASCQPSSCGNHGECVETINNYTCNCDVGYYGPQCQFVIQCEPLEAPDLGTMDCSHPLGDFSFTSTCTFNCSMGTDLIGIEETTCGPFGNWSSQEPTCQEVDRSFSMIKEGDYNPLFIPVAVMVTAFAGLAFIIWLARRLKKAWMIRIKAPSVKENSWETYSSVPGCFKSLPQ
- the SELL gene encoding L-selectin isoform X2; translation: MIFPWKCQSAQRCSWNVFKFWVWTVLYFDFLAHHGTNCWTYHHSEKPMNWAKARRFCQANYTDLVAIQNKGEIEYLQTTLPFSPTYYWIGIRKVGGIWTWVGTNKSLTREAENWGVGEPNNKKSKEDCVEIYIKRTRDAGKWNDDSCFKQKIALCYTASCQPSSCGNHGECVETINNYTCNCDVGYYGPQCQFVIQCEPLEAPDLGTMDCSHPLGDFSFTSTCTFNCSMGTDLIGIEETTCGPFGNWSSQEPTCQVIQCVPLEAPDLGTMDCSHTLGNFSFTSTCTFNCSEGTELIGEKETICQSSRIWSNPKPICQKVDRSFSMIKEGDYNPLFIPVAVMVTAFAGLAFIIWLARRLKKGKRSQKSMDDPY